One genomic segment of Rivularia sp. PCC 7116 includes these proteins:
- the psb34 gene encoding photosystem II assembly protein Psb34, translated as MPYTTEEGGRLNNFAREPKVYKAEPPNKKQQITYIVLGVAAAALLGGVFFVAFSVSNAA; from the coding sequence ATGCCCTATACCACAGAAGAAGGCGGTCGTTTAAACAATTTCGCTCGCGAACCAAAGGTTTACAAGGCTGAGCCTCCTAATAAAAAGCAACAAATTACTTATATTGTGCTGGGAGTTGCTGCTGCTGCATTGCTTGGCGGCGTATTTTTTGTTGCCTTCTCAGTGTCTAATGCTGCTTAA
- a CDS encoding tetratricopeptide repeat protein: MSLKDTVNSNNSGWNRQVYHRLKLALGLNLRRQIFIAVCDDLNLRNQVAARLHSTLAYPVGQVLYQPIDTQSEASTPAYPRLVTLRLNLNDPNPIAQINQWLTNYPPPIVGGSKDVPGKALPIPSFQMVGTEQLTRQPVAIQRLFLHYLRLTEQQLSSQTDSRFLESSLLLWVPRPWLRAIQQSAPQFWRCRTGLFLFAGEPTPTSPNRSTPRRFSVQRSLDLDSVEEPLINEELATPPSNFNFEEDLDFPPSQTSQTSENILEQSVESFAEKEKNPLSELEIFTPGMQQEEQGESTTTNNSSNIIPSASDLPHISKELTELILTTISTTIVDNPEENSQVQQILREIEDLHSQQADEKEIGAAYYRLGNIYRIRIEQGQSTLENLMVAILAYQESIAYDDSSAVVPDVLNDLGTLYWMLYRTPPNSQEGPSYIEQGIEFYELALKLISPESHSETYARVQNNLGTAYGDLARFNNPDQNWQKAVTAYTEALRFRTAEMEPLKYAACQNNLGTAYWHLAQYNQPVINLKQAIVAYDRAVVYYNSEQEPLKYGMIQNNIGTAYWNLAQYDREVEYLQLAINAYEEALKYRTPANVPTACAATQNNLGTAYWHLANQPDTDKHERLNYLKMSIEAYDEALALAHSLKGVSLSFDLFATHNNLGLANYQIATDKFFTEDKKIRSQYLEKALDNHLQALTGMNQESETHQSTIGYIVKTIRGFHDELGIQGQNVALSKVPGQLLPEILPKL, from the coding sequence ATGAGCTTAAAGGACACTGTAAACTCGAATAATTCTGGCTGGAACCGGCAAGTTTATCACCGCTTGAAACTTGCTTTAGGCTTAAACTTGCGAAGACAAATTTTCATAGCGGTATGTGACGATTTAAACTTGAGAAATCAAGTGGCGGCTCGTTTGCATTCAACTTTGGCATATCCTGTAGGGCAGGTTCTGTATCAGCCAATTGATACCCAATCTGAAGCTAGTACTCCAGCTTATCCACGATTAGTCACTTTAAGGTTGAATTTAAATGACCCAAATCCCATAGCGCAAATTAATCAATGGTTAACAAATTATCCACCACCGATTGTTGGTGGTTCTAAAGATGTACCGGGGAAGGCTTTACCGATTCCATCATTTCAAATGGTGGGTACGGAACAGTTAACTAGACAACCTGTAGCAATACAGCGTTTATTTTTACATTACCTGCGTTTAACAGAGCAGCAACTGTCAAGTCAAACAGACAGCAGATTTTTAGAATCAAGTTTATTATTATGGGTTCCACGTCCGTGGTTGCGTGCAATTCAACAGTCGGCTCCGCAATTTTGGCGTTGTCGAACTGGTTTATTCTTATTTGCTGGGGAACCAACCCCAACAAGTCCAAATAGAAGTACGCCACGACGTTTTTCAGTCCAGAGAAGTTTAGATTTAGACTCTGTGGAAGAACCGCTGATTAACGAAGAATTGGCAACCCCTCCTAGCAATTTCAATTTTGAGGAAGATTTAGATTTTCCACCATCCCAAACATCTCAAACCTCAGAAAATATCTTAGAGCAATCGGTAGAATCTTTTGCAGAAAAAGAAAAAAATCCGCTCTCAGAATTAGAAATATTTACTCCTGGAATGCAGCAGGAGGAACAGGGCGAATCCACCACTACAAATAATTCGAGCAATATTATTCCTTCAGCCTCGGATTTGCCCCATATTAGTAAAGAGTTAACCGAGCTAATACTGACAACTATTAGTACTACGATAGTTGACAATCCAGAGGAAAACTCTCAAGTACAGCAAATCTTGCGAGAGATTGAGGATTTACATTCGCAACAAGCTGACGAAAAAGAAATTGGGGCTGCTTATTATCGATTAGGGAATATATATCGCATCCGCATCGAACAAGGGCAATCGACTTTAGAAAACTTGATGGTGGCAATTCTGGCATATCAGGAATCAATTGCTTATGATGACTCTTCTGCTGTTGTTCCAGATGTATTGAATGATTTAGGTACGCTTTATTGGATGCTGTACCGTACACCACCTAATTCGCAAGAAGGACCATCTTATATTGAGCAAGGTATCGAGTTTTACGAATTAGCATTGAAATTAATTTCACCAGAAAGCCATTCGGAAACTTATGCTAGAGTCCAAAATAACTTAGGTACGGCTTATGGCGATTTAGCTCGTTTCAACAATCCAGACCAAAACTGGCAAAAGGCAGTCACGGCGTATACTGAGGCTCTACGTTTCCGTACTGCCGAAATGGAACCATTAAAGTATGCAGCCTGCCAAAACAACTTAGGTACTGCTTACTGGCATTTAGCGCAATACAATCAACCCGTAATCAATTTAAAGCAGGCAATAGTAGCTTACGACCGTGCAGTAGTTTACTATAATTCCGAGCAAGAACCGTTGAAATACGGCATGATTCAAAACAATATTGGTACAGCTTATTGGAATCTTGCACAATACGATAGAGAAGTAGAATATTTGCAATTAGCAATAAATGCTTACGAAGAAGCCTTAAAATATCGTACACCAGCCAACGTTCCTACAGCTTGTGCTGCAACGCAAAATAATTTAGGTACAGCTTATTGGCATTTAGCAAATCAACCCGATACAGACAAACACGAAAGATTAAACTATTTAAAAATGTCTATTGAGGCTTATGACGAAGCCTTAGCCTTAGCCCATTCCTTAAAAGGTGTATCTTTGAGCTTTGATTTGTTTGCAACTCATAATAACTTAGGTTTAGCCAACTATCAGATAGCAACAGATAAATTTTTCACAGAAGATAAAAAAATTCGTTCCCAGTATTTAGAAAAAGCATTAGATAATCATCTACAAGCCTTAACAGGAATGAACCAAGAATCAGAAACTCATCAAAGCACTATTGGTTATATAGTAAAAACAATTCGCGGCTTCCATGATGAATTAGGAATTCAAGGACAAAATGTAGCTTTATCTAAAGTTCCAGGGCAATTGTTACCGGAGATTTTGCCGAAACTTTAA